From a region of the Waddliaceae bacterium genome:
- the rplK gene encoding 50S ribosomal protein L11, with the protein MAKKKKISKVIKLQLQAGKANPAPPTGPALGAAGVNIMGFCKEFNSRTQDKAGDLLPVVITVYADRSFTFVTKQPPMSSLIKKEAGIESGSAVPNRDKVAKLTINQVKEIVKKKKQDLNSRCEESAMQVVMGTARSMGVDIVGNDESTEIIVTPEMIAERKMREEQANANKEENKKTDENSESKENTETKESQETKK; encoded by the coding sequence ATGGCTAAAAAGAAAAAAATATCGAAAGTAATAAAATTGCAACTGCAGGCAGGGAAAGCTAATCCAGCACCTCCTACAGGACCCGCTCTTGGTGCCGCAGGCGTTAACATCATGGGATTCTGTAAAGAATTTAACAGCAGAACGCAAGATAAAGCAGGAGACCTTCTCCCCGTAGTGATAACAGTGTACGCCGACAGGTCTTTCACCTTCGTAACAAAACAACCGCCGATGTCAAGCTTGATAAAAAAAGAAGCAGGAATAGAGTCGGGATCAGCAGTGCCTAACCGCGACAAAGTAGCTAAGCTCACCATCAACCAAGTTAAAGAGATCGTGAAAAAGAAAAAGCAAGACCTGAATTCACGATGTGAAGAATCGGCAATGCAGGTAGTGATGGGAACGGCACGGTCTATGGGTGTGGATATAGTAGGAAACGATGAAAGTACAGAGATAATCGTGACGCCAGAGATGATAGCAGAAAGAAAAATGAGAGAAGAACAGGCTAACGCGAATAAAGAAGAAAACAAAAAGACAGACGAAAACTCAGAGAGCAAAGAAAATACAGAGACTAAAGAAAGCCAAGAGACAAAAAAATAA
- the nusG gene encoding transcription termination/antitermination protein NusG codes for MHKWYVLQVMSSLEKKTKKALEENRNVKGMNDDISEVLLPTENVSEVKNGKRQVVEKRLWPGYLLIKMVLNDDSWSYVKNTNGVIGFLGGENPQPLTDNEMVSILDDLKDKKESITQKYQFEIGSKVKIIDGVFINFVGEITEVFPEKGRISVKVSIFGRDTRVDDLELWQVEEVTEE; via the coding sequence ATGCATAAATGGTATGTTCTACAGGTGATGTCAAGCTTAGAGAAAAAGACAAAAAAGGCTCTCGAAGAGAACCGTAATGTCAAAGGTATGAACGACGATATCAGCGAAGTGTTGCTTCCTACTGAAAATGTCTCAGAAGTTAAAAATGGAAAAAGACAGGTCGTAGAGAAAAGACTGTGGCCAGGATACCTCTTAATAAAGATGGTCCTCAACGATGATTCGTGGTCGTATGTGAAAAATACAAACGGAGTTATAGGATTCCTCGGCGGAGAGAATCCACAGCCACTGACCGATAATGAGATGGTATCGATACTCGATGACCTTAAAGATAAAAAAGAAAGCATTACACAGAAATATCAGTTTGAAATTGGCAGTAAAGTTAAAATTATCGATGGCGTCTTTATAAATTTCGTTGGAGAAATAACAGAAGTCTTCCCCGAAAAAGGACGTATCAGCGTGAAAGTGTCGATATTCGGAAGAGATACACGTGTCGATGACCTCGAACTGTGGCAAGTAGAAGAAGTCACTGAAGAATAG
- the secE gene encoding preprotein translocase subunit SecE, producing the protein MVTKKQKIKKTAKTKNFNFVGDVKEELKKISWTTKEELKIYTKIVVASTFVFGLVIYCADVVIQQALSVAGIMFKFFVG; encoded by the coding sequence ATGGTAACGAAAAAACAGAAGATAAAAAAGACAGCAAAGACAAAGAATTTTAACTTCGTCGGAGATGTCAAAGAAGAACTCAAAAAGATTTCGTGGACAACGAAAGAAGAACTGAAAATATATACGAAGATAGTAGTAGCTTCTACGTTTGTCTTCGGCCTCGTGATATATTGTGCAGATGTAGTAATACAACAAGCACTGTCCGTCGCAGGAATAATGTTTAAGTTCTTTGTAGGATAA
- the tuf gene encoding elongation factor Tu gives MAKETFQRNKPHVNIGTIGHVDHGKTTLTAAITKTLAEAGGAKFRSFESIDNTPEEKARGITINSAHVEYETENRHYAHVDCPGHADYVKNMITGAAQMDGAILVVAATDGAMPQTKEHVLLARQVGVPAIVVFLNKVDMLAEEDMELIELVEMELEELLAEKGYEDTPIVKGSALKALEGDAEATKGIMELMSVVDEKIPTPEREVDKPYLMPIEDVFSISGRGTVVTGRVERGVIRINDKIQIVGIEDTRETVATGLEMFNKLLDEARAGENVGVLLRGVDKNDVQRGMVLAAPGTCTPHKKFKGTVYVLKKEEGGRHKPFFTGYRPQFFFRTTDVTGTVSLPEGVEMVMPGDNVELTGELITPIAMEKGMRFAIREGGHTIGAGTVTDIIE, from the coding sequence ATGGCAAAAGAAACCTTTCAAAGGAATAAACCACACGTAAATATTGGTACCATTGGTCACGTCGACCACGGTAAAACCACGCTAACCGCTGCAATAACAAAAACACTTGCAGAAGCCGGAGGTGCTAAGTTTCGTTCTTTCGAATCTATCGATAACACCCCAGAAGAAAAAGCTCGCGGTATTACGATAAACTCGGCACACGTAGAATACGAGACCGAAAATCGTCACTACGCTCACGTCGACTGCCCAGGACACGCCGACTACGTTAAAAACATGATCACCGGTGCCGCACAGATGGATGGAGCTATCCTCGTAGTAGCAGCAACAGACGGTGCTATGCCACAGACTAAAGAACACGTCCTCCTCGCTCGCCAAGTTGGTGTGCCAGCTATCGTCGTCTTCCTTAACAAAGTCGATATGCTCGCAGAAGAAGATATGGAACTTATCGAACTCGTTGAAATGGAACTTGAAGAACTCCTCGCCGAAAAAGGATATGAGGATACTCCTATCGTAAAAGGTTCAGCACTGAAAGCTCTAGAAGGTGATGCCGAAGCTACAAAAGGTATCATGGAATTGATGAGCGTCGTCGACGAGAAAATTCCAACACCAGAACGTGAAGTCGATAAGCCTTACCTAATGCCTATCGAAGACGTCTTCTCAATATCAGGACGCGGAACAGTAGTAACAGGCCGTGTTGAGCGTGGCGTAATACGCATCAACGATAAAATTCAGATCGTCGGTATCGAAGACACTCGCGAAACTGTCGCTACTGGACTCGAGATGTTCAACAAACTACTCGATGAAGCTCGCGCTGGTGAAAATGTAGGTGTCCTCCTAAGAGGCGTCGACAAAAATGACGTGCAACGTGGTATGGTCTTGGCAGCACCAGGAACATGCACGCCACATAAGAAATTTAAAGGCACAGTATACGTCCTCAAAAAAGAAGAAGGTGGACGTCATAAGCCGTTCTTTACTGGATACCGCCCACAGTTCTTCTTCAGAACAACAGACGTTACAGGTACCGTATCACTACCAGAAGGTGTGGAAATGGTTATGCCTGGCGATAACGTCGAGCTTACCGGTGAACTCATAACACCAATAGCTATGGAAAAAGGTATGCGCTTTGCTATCCGCGAAGGTGGACATACTATCGGCGCCGGTACTGTTACCGATATTATCGAATAA